Proteins from a genomic interval of Vicinamibacteria bacterium:
- a CDS encoding zinc-dependent alcohol dehydrogenase family protein, with the protein MKAMVLGEQRPMADSPLTLLELPMPEPGEGEIRIKVSCCAICRTDLHVIEGDLPPRKLPLVPGHQVVGTVDKRGPGSSLGMGQRVGVAWLHRCCESCDYCTSGRENLCVSPTFTGYHVDGGYGEYVTAPEAYVYEIPRVFSDHEAAPLLCSGIIGYRSLRRSQLKPGQTLGICGFGSSAHVVIQIARHWGCRVLVATRGEGHRDLASQLGAEWTGERPEDFPEPVDSAILFAPAGELVPSLLEKVRPGGTLAIAGIYLSDVPSLSYEGHLFHERNIHSVTANTRRDGHELLDEAAKIPIRPHTVVYPLDEANRALQDLEHDRLNGTGVLTVSSSS; encoded by the coding sequence ATGAAGGCCATGGTGCTCGGCGAGCAGCGGCCGATGGCCGACTCGCCGCTGACGCTCTTGGAGCTGCCCATGCCGGAGCCAGGTGAGGGCGAGATCCGAATCAAGGTTTCTTGTTGCGCCATTTGCCGAACGGACCTGCATGTCATCGAAGGCGACCTTCCCCCGCGCAAGCTGCCTCTGGTTCCCGGCCACCAGGTCGTGGGAACCGTGGACAAGCGCGGCCCCGGGTCCTCCCTCGGGATGGGCCAGCGAGTGGGTGTCGCATGGCTTCACCGGTGCTGCGAATCATGCGACTACTGCACGAGCGGTCGCGAGAATCTCTGCGTCTCGCCGACATTCACCGGCTACCACGTCGACGGAGGCTACGGCGAGTACGTGACGGCGCCGGAAGCTTATGTGTACGAGATCCCGCGTGTCTTCAGCGACCACGAGGCCGCTCCTCTGTTGTGCTCGGGAATCATCGGCTACCGTTCGCTCCGACGCAGCCAGCTGAAACCCGGCCAGACGTTGGGGATCTGCGGATTTGGATCCTCGGCTCACGTCGTGATCCAGATCGCGCGGCACTGGGGATGCCGGGTCCTGGTGGCGACCCGGGGCGAGGGGCACCGTGATCTCGCATCCCAGCTGGGAGCCGAATGGACGGGCGAGCGGCCAGAGGATTTCCCCGAACCCGTCGACAGCGCCATCCTCTTCGCTCCGGCCGGTGAGCTGGTACCCTCCCTTCTGGAGAAGGTCCGGCCGGGAGGGACGCTGGCTATCGCAGGCATCTATCTGAGCGACGTACCCTCTCTCAGCTACGAAGGGCATCTCTTCCACGAGAGGAATATCCACTCGGTGACCGCCAACACGAGGCGTGACGGACACGAGCTCCTCGATGAGGCGGCCAAGATTCCCATACGGCCTCACACGGTGGTCTATCCTCTGGACGAGGCGAATCGAGCGCTCCAGGATCTCGAGCACGATCGACTGAACGGGACCGGGGTGCTCACCGTGTCTTCCTCTTCGTGA
- a CDS encoding multicopper oxidase family protein, which translates to MLPPLLGLVVATLALQHEGHHGHGAADADPKSWRMPPHDFPMPPLPGLETALPIVGPFLPGGDAPDLAAFPEAEPGRIVEMADGETLSMTAGIVRRTLNGKTFLMYGYNGQYPGPLIKADRGATIRVELTNAIEMPTTVHWHGVRLDNRFDGVPDLTQAPILSGETFTYEVHFPDSGIYWYHPHVREDIQQDLGLYGNLLVAPPEPDYYSPVNREEVLILDDLLMDDLGPLPWGDRAPTHALMGRFGTVLLVNGATSYELSVATGEVVRFYLTNVANTRTFNVVFDGAPIKIVASDVSKYQRETFVESVVIAPAERYVVEVLFESPGEHVMTNSIQAIDEWMGEFRPSIKPLGTIHVSDTKASESYANEFRTLRDNEDVKKDIDGYRRYFDKPVDHRLVLTLDIENLPLQIVQAMQFEAGLYSPPIEWNDAMPMMNWLSSAEQVHWKLRDPDTGKENMDIDWSFAKGDVAKIRLFNDPETIHPMNHPFHVHGQRFLVLSLDGVENENLVWKDTAIVPVGTTMDILVDLSNPGKWMMHCHIAEHLHAGMMGSFVVE; encoded by the coding sequence GTGCTCCCGCCTCTTCTTGGGCTCGTCGTAGCGACGCTCGCTCTCCAGCACGAGGGGCACCACGGCCACGGGGCGGCGGATGCCGACCCCAAATCGTGGCGCATGCCGCCTCATGACTTTCCCATGCCGCCCCTGCCGGGATTGGAGACCGCTCTTCCCATCGTAGGGCCGTTTCTTCCTGGTGGAGACGCCCCGGACCTGGCGGCCTTTCCCGAGGCCGAGCCCGGTCGCATCGTCGAGATGGCCGACGGCGAGACCCTCTCGATGACCGCAGGCATCGTGCGCCGGACGCTGAACGGCAAGACCTTCTTGATGTACGGCTACAACGGCCAGTATCCCGGGCCCCTCATCAAGGCCGACCGCGGGGCGACGATCCGGGTCGAGCTGACCAACGCCATCGAGATGCCCACGACGGTGCACTGGCACGGCGTGCGGCTCGACAACCGATTCGATGGCGTTCCCGACCTGACGCAGGCGCCGATTCTGTCGGGGGAGACCTTTACGTACGAAGTTCACTTCCCCGACTCCGGGATCTATTGGTACCACCCCCACGTGCGGGAGGACATCCAGCAGGATCTCGGTCTTTACGGAAACCTGCTCGTCGCGCCCCCGGAGCCCGACTACTACAGCCCGGTGAATCGCGAGGAAGTCCTGATCCTCGACGACCTGCTCATGGACGATCTCGGCCCGCTGCCCTGGGGGGATCGAGCGCCTACCCACGCGCTCATGGGGCGGTTCGGCACGGTACTTCTCGTGAACGGTGCCACGAGCTACGAGCTCTCGGTGGCGACGGGCGAGGTCGTCCGATTCTATCTGACGAACGTGGCGAACACCCGTACGTTCAACGTCGTGTTCGACGGTGCGCCGATCAAGATCGTCGCGTCCGACGTCAGCAAGTACCAGCGCGAGACTTTCGTCGAGAGTGTGGTCATCGCACCGGCGGAGCGTTACGTGGTGGAGGTGCTCTTCGAGAGCCCGGGCGAGCACGTGATGACGAACTCGATCCAGGCGATCGACGAGTGGATGGGAGAGTTCCGCCCCAGCATCAAACCGCTGGGAACGATCCATGTTTCCGACACGAAAGCATCGGAAAGCTATGCAAACGAGTTTCGAACGCTTCGTGACAACGAGGACGTGAAGAAGGACATCGACGGCTATCGTCGCTATTTCGACAAGCCGGTCGATCACCGTCTCGTGTTGACGCTCGACATCGAGAACCTGCCGCTCCAGATCGTGCAAGCGATGCAGTTCGAGGCGGGGCTCTACTCTCCACCCATCGAATGGAACGACGCGATGCCGATGATGAACTGGCTTTCCAGCGCCGAGCAGGTTCATTGGAAGCTACGTGACCCCGACACCGGGAAAGAGAACATGGATATCGACTGGTCTTTTGCCAAAGGGGATGTGGCGAAGATCCGCCTCTTCAACGACCCCGAGACCATCCACCCCATGAACCACCCTTTCCACGTTCACGGACAGCGGTTTCTGGTTCTTTCGCTCGACGGAGTCGAGAACGAGAACCTCGTCTGGAAAGACACGGCCATCGTTCCCGTGGGGACCACGATGGACATCCTGGTGGACCTGTCCAACCCGGGGAAGTGGATGATGCATTGCCACATCGCCGAGCATCTCCACGCCGGAATGATGGGCTCGTTCGTGGTGGAGTGA